A window of Variovorax sp. HW608 genomic DNA:
GAAGGTCTGCGGCTTGCCTTGTCCCTTGCGGCGTCGGTTCTCGTGGGCGAAGCGCCCGAACTCGATCAGCCGCGTCTTCTCGGGATGCAGCTTCAACCCGAACTGGCCCAGCCGCTCGGCCACCGCGCGCTGGAAGCGCTCGGCGTCATCACGGAACTGGAACCCCGCAACCCAATCGTCGGCGTAGCGCACGACGATCACGTCACCCCGGGCATGGCGCCCCCTCCACTGCTTCACCCACAGGTCCAACGCATAGTGCAGGTAGATGTTGGCCAGCAGCGGACTGATGCTCCCGCCCTGAACCGTCCCCAACTCACCTTGCGTGAGCCTGCCGTCCTCCAGCACGCCCGCGTGCAGCCATTTCTTGATCAGCCGCACCACGCGCGTGTCAGCCACGCGATGTTCGATGAACTTCACCAGCCAGTCCCTTTCGATCGTGTCGAAGAACTTGGCGATGTCCGCATCGAGTATCCAGTTCACCTTCCTTGCGCCCACACCCACCGCCACGGCATCCAGCGCGTTGTGCGCGCTGCGCCCGGGCCTGAAGCCGTAGCTGAACCCGAGGAAGTCCTGCTCGTAGATGGCGTTCAACACTTCGACCGTGGCACGCTGGACGAGCTTGTCCTCCAGCGCCGGCACGCCCAGCGGGCGCTTGCTGCCGTCGGCCTTGTCGATGTACACCCTCTTCACAGGCTGGGGCCGGTAGCCCCCTCGGGCCAGCCGCTCGGACAACTCCAGGAGATTGCCCTCCAGGTCCTGTCCGTACGTCTGCCAGGTCTGGCCGTCCACCCCGGCGGCCGCGTCGCGCTTGAGCGCGAGGTAAGCCGCCCGCAGGCGTTCGACCGCGTAGATGTGATGCAGCAGTCCCGTGAACCTCGCATCACGACGGCCCTTTGCCGTCTGTCGTATGCCATCGAGCGCGGTTCCCATGTCATAGACCCGCACCGATCTGCGGGACATGCGCGCCGCGATGGCATTTCCCTTGGCCTGCCGCCTTCCCTCCACCACCTCCGCCGCCGCAGGAGCTTCCCCCGCAGCCTTGTTCGGCAGCTTCTTCGGTACTACGCAGCAGTCCGACTTCCCGCGCCTGTGGCTCATCGTCGTACGCCCTTGGGCTTCACGATGCGCTCTGCAGCCAGCGCTTCCCAGCGCTGCGCAGAAGGACGCGGGATCTCCCGGTTCCCGAACAAAGTGCTTGCGTGCGTGCTCGGGGTCTTTGACCGCGCGGGGTCCGCCTCTGCCTCGCCAATGCGGCAGCGACGGTGTGACCTTCGGCATTCTCCTACTGCCTCGGCACCCCGGACCACCCGCAGCTGTCGCCACGGGGCATGTATTACGCGGCTCGATACCCGGCCCGCTCGTCCCCCTATCAACGCTTCGCCCACACCCTCGCGGATGTGCACGCATGACTCGGGGCCGCCGTAGCTGGCTAAGCCTTCAACGTATGAAACTTTCATTCACAACACTTTGCCGGTTTTGACCGGCGCACAGGAGACAAGACATGCAACAGACAGCGGACCACGAGAGCCCGCGGCGCCGCGAACGGCACATCGCCGCAGCCGCGCACGATGCCGGATTCAGCCGGACACCGCCGACGCGCCGCAGGGTCGCCTGAGCCATGGCCAACGCATCCACCCACGCGCTCACCGCGCTGGTGACCGGCGCCGCCGACGGCATCGGCTGGGCCACCGCGGAGCGCTTCGCCGCTGCCGGCTGGCGCGTCGCCTTGCTCGACCTGCGCGAAGACGCCGCGCAGGCGCGCGCGGCCGCACTCGGCGTCGGTCACATCGCCATCGCCGGCGATGTCACCGATGCCACGAGCGTCCGCGCCGCCGTGACATGCGTCGTCGAGCGATTCGGCCGCATCGACGCGCTCGTCAACAACGCCGGCATCAGCGAACAGAACGCGCCGACGCTCGCGCAGACGCCCGAGGGCTTCGACCGCGTGCTGGCAGTCAACCTCAAAGGCACGTTCCTCATGACGCAGGCGGTGCTCGGCACGATGCGCTCGCAGGCGCGCGACGCACGTGGCCAGCGCGGCGCGATCGTCAACCTCGGCTCGATCGCGAGCCTGGCGGGCATCCCGGGCCGCAACGCCTACAGCGCCGCCAAGGCCGGCGTGCTCGGCATGACGCGCGCACTCGCGAGCGAATGGGCGCGCGAGGGCATCCGCGTCAATGCCGTGGCGCCCGGCTACGTGCGCACCGCACTGGTGGACGACCTGGTGCGGCGCGGCGCGATCGATGCGCACGCCATCGCTTCGCGCACGCCGCTGGGCCGCATGGCCGAACCGGCGGAGATCGCCGA
This region includes:
- the ltrA gene encoding group II intron reverse transcriptase/maturase, translating into MSHRRGKSDCCVVPKKLPNKAAGEAPAAAEVVEGRRQAKGNAIAARMSRRSVRVYDMGTALDGIRQTAKGRRDARFTGLLHHIYAVERLRAAYLALKRDAAAGVDGQTWQTYGQDLEGNLLELSERLARGGYRPQPVKRVYIDKADGSKRPLGVPALEDKLVQRATVEVLNAIYEQDFLGFSYGFRPGRSAHNALDAVAVGVGARKVNWILDADIAKFFDTIERDWLVKFIEHRVADTRVVRLIKKWLHAGVLEDGRLTQGELGTVQGGSISPLLANIYLHYALDLWVKQWRGRHARGDVIVVRYADDWVAGFQFRDDAERFQRAVAERLGQFGLKLHPEKTRLIEFGRFAHENRRRKGQGKPQTFDFLGFTHCCGTTRKGKFMVLRLTSAKRLRAKLQVIKLELRRRMHQPIPEQGQYLRAVVTGHARYFGVPCNGARLRTFRHQVVGLWHRTLCRRSQSHDLPWRRMYRLMAHWLPVPNICHPYPNQRLIVMTQGRSRMR
- a CDS encoding SDR family NAD(P)-dependent oxidoreductase, whose translation is MANASTHALTALVTGAADGIGWATAERFAAAGWRVALLDLREDAAQARAAALGVGHIAIAGDVTDATSVRAAVTCVVERFGRIDALVNNAGISEQNAPTLAQTPEGFDRVLAVNLKGTFLMTQAVLGTMRSQARDARGQRGAIVNLGSIASLAGIPGRNAYSAAKAGVLGMTRALASEWAREGIRVNAVAPGYVRTALVDDLVRRGAIDAHAIASRTPLGRMAEPAEIAEAIFFLSSPASSYVTGATLSADGGWTAFGAPTGALSDI